The following coding sequences are from one Gammaproteobacteria bacterium window:
- a CDS encoding acyl-CoA carboxylase subunit beta, producing the protein MANFTSRVNPNSAEFKQNRQDMLALIDDMHQITARAAAKSEKSRPRFERRGQLLPRERLSRLLDPGMPFLELQNMSGYLMDTTVEAESIPGSSMLVGIGFINGTRCMVYADDSGINAGAFYPGGTEKFQRMIKICLDKKLPFVHLVESAGADLLKYEVEVWLEAGAMFAGIARLSAAGLPSIVVLHGRSVAGGAYMTGLGDYVVGVKDNGRAYLAGPALLKAATGEEAGEEELGGAETHAKVSGLVEYLAEDDAHGLAIARDIVERLDWNRHCPELPAKDYIEPVYSADEFAGIVPIDYRKPYDAREVVARIVDGSDFLEFKPDYGVSMLCLHAKVYGHPIGILANNGPIDPNGATKAAQFIQLCDQSDIPLVFLQNITGYMVGKEYERAGMIKHGSKMVQAVTNARVNRITFQIGASFGAGNYGMCGYGFDPDFLFTWPNAKLGVMGGESAAKTMIQVQRDIMARKGIDVDEDALAKKQQQIIDLFDSQSSAFYTSGRMFDDGVIDPRDTRKILGFILQTCWEANKREVFPNAFGVARM; encoded by the coding sequence CAGAGTTCAAACAGAATCGCCAGGACATGCTGGCTTTGATCGATGACATGCATCAGATCACAGCCCGCGCTGCCGCCAAGTCGGAAAAAAGTCGACCGCGTTTTGAACGCCGCGGACAATTATTGCCACGCGAACGTTTGTCACGCTTGCTCGATCCCGGTATGCCGTTTCTGGAATTGCAGAACATGTCCGGTTATCTGATGGACACCACCGTGGAAGCCGAGTCCATACCGGGTAGCAGTATGTTGGTCGGTATAGGCTTTATCAACGGCACGCGCTGCATGGTGTACGCCGACGATTCGGGCATCAATGCCGGGGCGTTTTATCCGGGCGGCACGGAAAAATTCCAGCGTATGATCAAGATCTGTCTGGATAAAAAATTACCCTTTGTGCATCTGGTTGAAAGTGCCGGAGCCGACTTGCTTAAGTATGAAGTAGAAGTATGGCTGGAGGCCGGCGCTATGTTTGCCGGCATTGCCCGACTGAGTGCCGCAGGCTTACCCAGCATTGTGGTCCTGCATGGACGTTCGGTGGCCGGGGGCGCCTACATGACGGGCCTGGGTGATTATGTGGTCGGGGTGAAAGATAATGGGCGCGCTTATCTCGCTGGCCCGGCCTTGCTTAAAGCGGCAACCGGTGAAGAGGCCGGCGAAGAGGAACTCGGCGGTGCAGAAACGCATGCCAAAGTCAGCGGTCTGGTCGAATACCTGGCCGAGGATGACGCCCACGGTTTGGCGATTGCCAGAGACATAGTAGAACGACTGGACTGGAATCGTCATTGTCCGGAACTCCCGGCGAAAGATTACATCGAGCCTGTTTACAGCGCCGACGAATTTGCCGGTATCGTTCCAATTGATTATCGCAAACCCTACGACGCCCGCGAAGTGGTGGCACGCATTGTGGACGGGTCCGACTTTTTAGAGTTCAAACCCGACTACGGGGTATCGATGTTGTGCCTGCACGCCAAAGTCTATGGACACCCGATTGGCATTCTGGCCAATAACGGACCCATCGATCCCAACGGGGCCACCAAGGCAGCGCAATTCATTCAGTTGTGTGACCAATCCGATATACCCCTGGTGTTTTTGCAAAATATCACCGGCTACATGGTGGGGAAAGAATACGAACGTGCGGGTATGATCAAGCACGGTTCCAAAATGGTTCAGGCCGTGACCAATGCCCGCGTGAATCGCATCACTTTCCAGATCGGGGCGAGCTTTGGTGCCGGTAACTACGGGATGTGCGGTTACGGTTTTGACCCCGACTTTTTATTCACCTGGCCAAACGCCAAACTCGGGGTGATGGGCGGTGAATCGGCTGCCAAGACCATGATCCAGGTACAACGTGACATCATGGCGCGTAAGGGTATCGATGTGGATGAAGATGCGCTGGCTAAAAAACAGCAACAGATCATCGATTTGTTTGATTCACAATCCAGCGCCTTTTACACCTCCGGACGAATGTTTGATGACGGCGTGATCGACCCGCGTGATACGCGTAAAATTCTCGGATTCATTCTTCAAACCTGTTGGGAAGCGAATAAGCGGGAAGTATTCCCGAACGCTTTTGGTGTTGCACGCATGTAA